The Spirochaetales bacterium genomic sequence ACTCCGGTTTTTTCGATAATACTTCCAACGGAAAGCAATACGGTAGCGGTGCCGTGTGGAATTACCCAGATAGGATTTTTACTGAACATCCCGACCGATGTAATACAAAGCTTGCCGTAGTTGATTCCCATTTTTATATTTTTGTCGGCGAGTTTCACAAATGTTTTGAGGAGAAATCCGGGAATAAACCTGAATACCCTGCTGTTGGTGAGATTTCCAAACCCTTCTTTTCCTTCGGCGATTTTTTGCGCGTTTCTAATTTCCGTATTTATTTGATATACCGTTTTTGCTCCCACATCTCTCAGCACCATCGGTTCAGGGATATAATCTTCTCCGATTTTTCTTTCAACAAGAATACTTATAATTATTTCATCCAGAAAAACATGCTTATTCCCCGATAGAAATGAATTGAAACCCGGATTCTTCAACATGACATTCGAAAAAGACTTTGCCAGATATCCGGTGAACGACAGCTTCTCTCCTTTTTCCTGCTTGTACTTTTCAAGAATACCTAACGGCAACGACACGTCTATTTCCGTGAAAAAATGTATCGCATTCTTTTGTTTCGTAACAGCGGCCGATGCCCTCACCATTTTTCTGAGGAAGCTCAATTTATCTATTCTATATGATAATTTTTCTTTCATCTTTTTATAATTCTCGCCAATTAAACATATAACATCAGCCGGAACCATTGCACCTGACGCTCTGCGATATACCAAAGCCGATAAACCGCCGTTGCACACAGTATACCGGTCAATGATATTTCATTTAATCATTTCCTGAATAATCCTGTTGGCACTTTCGATATATTCGCAACATTTATAAATCATTTTGGACTCTTTGAATTTATTTTGACCTTCTTCACTCAACAAGTCAATATTATCAATCAAACTTTTGCATTCTATTGTATCGTATTTTTTTTCAAACCGATTAATAAACTCTCTCACGTATTTATAGGTCTCTTCCTGTTTGAGTCTATCTTCATTTTCACCCCGGCCATATATTAATCCGATTATAAGTATAGCGCCCGTGACCGCTCCGCATACATTTCCCTTTCTTCCCATGCCGCCGCCAAAACCGCTTGACAGCTTTAGCGCGATCGATGTATCGATTCCCACATCATCTGCAAAACTGTAAATCATCGATTGAGCACAATTGTATCCGTCTTTGAATTTATTGACCGCCAATGCTTCCTTTTTCATATTTACTTATACTCCTTATATTTTAATCGGTTTATTGCGTACAAACGCGGGGTTCGTTCAACGGCTTACCGAAGGCAGTCCTGTTAAGCCGCCGTATTATGCAATCTGGTCATCTTTTTATCAAAAGCATACCTTCCGTAATCCTTAATTATAAGTTCAGTTATTGTTTTGACTTCTTTTCTCATAAATTCTTTATATGCATTATCTACCTTCTCTTGTATCTATATGATTATAATCATCAAATCCATTACCATATTTTGGTTTATTCGTTTCCTCAAGTTTATCCTTATATACTTCCCGGACTGAAAAAATCTTGTCTGTATTCATGAATATGTCAGATACATTGTTATTAAAAAAATTAAAAATAATCAATGCAGCAGACATTTTTTTGGCGTTATACAATATAGAAAACAAAAAATTCAAGGAGTAATGTATGATAGAATCAGGTCTGCATGAATTTCATATTATCATGATGAATACAATGAAAAAAGACTTGAAAACCCTGAAATTGTCCGGTTCGAGGAACAGCTTATCCGGTATTATTGTCAGGATTATATCCCTCATCGATCCTCTGGTCATGAAGGAGCATCAATGGGGGAGACAGCGGATGAGCCTGTATCGGGCGTTATCACCCTGCCACGATGAAAAACGGGAACACGTGCATGTATATTTTACGGAGGAGATGTACCGGAAGATAAAGCTGCTTCATGCGGATTTGAATTTTTATAGTATCGCACAGCTAGTGAGGTGGCTGTTGGAGTTGTTTTTAGCGATGGTGGAGAGATATGGGAATAGCGCCTTAGAAGAGTTTGAGAAAAGATTTAAGCAATGGGGTATTGAAGAGAAAGGATTACAACAGTCACATCGAAGGAATTTACGACAATTGTCTAAAATAGTTCAGCACCTACGAGGGCAGCATAGACTAATTTCCATATATACAATTCATTATTCACCATTTTGGATACTTCGGCTTTAAAACACCTTCTCCTCCCCTGTCGGAATTAACCGGTTTTTAATCGATATTGACTCAGCTTTCCCCTTCGCCTTCCGAAAAAAAGAACGTCGCCGGAACGATGAGAACGGGACATCGTGATTTCCGGGCGACTTTCTCCGTAATATTGCCGAAGAGAAAGGTCCCCGAGGTACTTCTACCCTGCCTCCCGATAACGATAAGATCCACGTCGTTTTTATCGGCATAATCCAGGATCTTTTCATCGACCTTTCCGGCCTCGACCACGATCGTATACCCCGTCTTGAGGGGAAGCCTTACAATGTAGGTTTGTTCGATTTTTTCATCGATGTCATGGCCGGACTTGTCCTCGACATCCTCCACCTCATAGAGGTAGCTTTTCCAGAACTGCGCTTCCGGTTGCGGGATAATGTGGAAAAGCACGAGACTGCTTCCGGGATTCCCTTGAAGCAGATGCAGGACGACATCGAAGGCCCTGTCCGCGTTCTCCGAAAAATCGGTACAGAACATGATATGCTTGAAAATTGTTCTACTCATACACCGTTCCTCACTGAATTAATTCGGGAAGAAAAAGACTGATCTGCGGAAAAGCGACAAGAATGATTGCCGCTATGACCAGTGCAAGAAGAAAGGGGAGCGCGCCTTTAAAAACAGTCTGAAGGGGAATATCCCGTTCGATGCCGCTGACAACGTACACATTCACGCCGACGGGCGGGGAGATGACGCCCATCTGGGTCACCACCACGATAATGACACCGAACCAGACCGGATGAAAGCCGAGACCCGTGACAACGGGATAGAAGATCGGGATCGTCAGAAGAATCAGCGCGAGTGCGTCGATAAAACAGCCGCAGAAAAGATAAAACAAAATAATCATCCCCATGATCACCCAGGACGGGAGGGGAAGCCCGGCAAGCCAGCCGGCCAGCACGTAGGGAATACGTGTGACCGCGAGAAAATGGCCGAAGATGACCGCCCCGGTGACGATAACAAGCACCATGCAGGAGGTCCTGATCGTTTCGCCGATCGATCGGCGGATAAGCTCGAGTGAAAACCTGCCCCGCACAACGGCGATAATCAAACTTCCCGCGGCCCCGACAGCCGCCGCTTCCGTGGGGGTGAAAAATCCCAGAAACATGCCGCCGATAACGGCGATAAAAAGGAGGAGCGTTTCGATCACCCCCTTGAGGCTTTTGATCTTTTCTATAAACGTCGTTTTCGGTCCGGGGGGACCGTAGGATTTCTTTCGTTTGCAATTGATGTAAATGACCAGGCAGAAAAGAAAAGCGATCAGAAGGCCGGGAAGGATACCCGCGAGAAAGAGTTCCCCGATCGATTGTTCGGTCATGATCGCATAGACGATGAAAACGACACTCGGCGGAATCAGCATCCCCAGGCTTCCCCCGGCCGCGACGGAACCGCTTGCCAGCTCCGGGGAA encodes the following:
- a CDS encoding 2-oxo acid dehydrogenase subunit E2, whose protein sequence is MKEKLSYRIDKLSFLRKMVRASAAVTKQKNAIHFFTEIDVSLPLGILEKYKQEKGEKLSFTGYLAKSFSNVMLKNPGFNSFLSGNKHVFLDEIIISILVERKIGEDYIPEPMVLRDVGAKTVYQINTEIRNAQKIAEGKEGFGNLTNSRVFRFIPGFLLKTFVKLADKNIKMGINYGKLCITSVGMFSKNPIWVIPHGTATVLLSVGSIIEKTGVKNNKCKYLCLTASFDHDIIDGAPAARFMNDLIEEIKSGECIKDIA
- a CDS encoding C_GCAxxG_C_C family protein codes for the protein MKKEALAVNKFKDGYNCAQSMIYSFADDVGIDTSIALKLSSGFGGGMGRKGNVCGAVTGAILIIGLIYGRGENEDRLKQEETYKYVREFINRFEKKYDTIECKSLIDNIDLLSEEGQNKFKESKMIYKCCEYIESANRIIQEMIK
- a CDS encoding universal stress protein produces the protein MSRTIFKHIMFCTDFSENADRAFDVVLHLLQGNPGSSLVLFHIIPQPEAQFWKSYLYEVEDVEDKSGHDIDEKIEQTYIVRLPLKTGYTIVVEAGKVDEKILDYADKNDVDLIVIGRQGRSTSGTFLFGNITEKVARKSRCPVLIVPATFFFSEGEGES
- a CDS encoding TRAP transporter large permease, giving the protein MTPFEIGLIGCLILLFLLASSIPVAFAMAIVGFFGFAVIVSPHAAMSLIIRDLFDTFSSYSLTVIPLFVFMGQIAFHAGISRRLFDTAYAWLGHMPGGLAMATVGACTGFGAICGSGPATAATMASVALPEMRRFDYSPELASGSVAAGGSLGMLIPPSVVFIVYAIMTEQSIGELFLAGILPGLLIAFLFCLVIYINCKRKKSYGPPGPKTTFIEKIKSLKGVIETLLLFIAVIGGMFLGFFTPTEAAAVGAAGSLIIAVVRGRFSLELIRRSIGETIRTSCMVLVIVTGAVIFGHFLAVTRIPYVLAGWLAGLPLPSWVIMGMIILFYLFCGCFIDALALILLTIPIFYPVVTGLGFHPVWFGVIIVVVTQMGVISPPVGVNVYVVSGIERDIPLQTVFKGALPFLLALVIAAIILVAFPQISLFLPELIQ